In the genome of Amia ocellicauda isolate fAmiCal2 chromosome 3, fAmiCal2.hap1, whole genome shotgun sequence, one region contains:
- the emsy gene encoding BRCA2-interacting transcriptional repressor EMSY isoform X4, which translates to MFMIQQEKPQPATAMPVVWPTLLDLNRDECKRILRKLELEAYAGVISALRAQGDLTKDKKDLLGELTKVLSISTERHRAEVRRAVNDERLTTIAYHMSGPNSSSEWSIEGRRLVPLMPRLVPQTAFTVTANAVASATAHQNASLLLPAETGNKEVVVCYSYTSTTSTPTTATVPSGSAAAAAVKSPRPASPASNVVVLPSGSTVYVKTEKPARPLSSGVSCSDEDEKPRKRRRTNSNSSSPVVLKEVPKAATPISKTITVPVSGSPKMSNIMQSIANSLPPHMSPVKITFTKPNTQTTNTTTQKVIIVTTSPGSTLVPNILSKSHNYAAMTKLVSTSVLTSSSQKQPMVITASSAPAPTANTVAVTSVVSSSPSVVMSTIAQGASSAAVKMASARLPSPKTLVGSPTQILAQFPKQHQHSPKQLQPGSSAASLGAPQAGQVPTASKPTIQIKQESGVKIITQQMQPSKILPKPATAALPSSSTSPIMVVSSNGAIMTTKLVSTPTGTQATYSRPTVSSSLGARMAASPGGATYVKTTSGSIITVVPKSLATLGGKIITSNIVSGTTTKITTIPMSSKPNVIVVQKTTGKGTTIQGLPGKNVVTTLLNAGFLPQGEKTLQAVPAGAKPAIITASRPITKMIVTQPKGLSSGVQPTTTTKIIPTKIVYGQQGKTQVLIKPKPMAFQATVVSEQTRQLVSETLQQVSRITEVGPASGQEGALKEEPQTYTDSSSSSTESSHSSQDSQPVVHVITSRGQEWTEHEVAVESSPTIIYQDVSGESQSATSTIKALLELQQTTVKEKVESKPRQHTIDLSQMAVPIQMAQEKRQSPESPVITAVEPDVVSEFITAAKSSKASVSSAGMSSGELALSSLLSASQQQRAQQQVPPPQQTPIVVRSLPPSSAAAVTRIVQQAVGSQVSLGKQAEEQVVEEGELEGDTLDPQTGLFYRSSQPAAQPPQQQQPPKPPPPQPDPGRLLPHSTQPLLSKMAGGTQAASQPSSSKQKAPVVFQQQEQQQQPQQQTQPQPQLQQQQQPQPQPQKPVAPQPQLQQHVVLKERPVSGSGPQQTVVQVIAVKPPHTPQLPKLQQAPTTQNRPIHTQLSQPPPLQAHHPVASEKLPPSQVQQPIITQGATVTKITFGSHQAPTVSKPSSGEAAAKLVPLTVPGPGQAAEKPSVSDILKISMMEAQIDPSAEPMVVDSSSDCSPFSKGIGAASAGPLISSSASALLHSSHCKQLPHTQFSRIQSLAVQKSKEIDVIQVIPQYSITPDSSQSNVVVEPSGFLEITDFTSQRLDEETVMEQEVDSSNDEGPEASPLEGCTEQSQ; encoded by the exons ATG TTCATGATCCAGCAGGAGAAACCCCAGCCAGCAACAGCCATGCCTGTTGTGTGGCCCACTCTCCTTGACTTGAACAGGGATGAGTGCAAGAGGATTCTCCGCAAACTTG AGCTCGAGGCGTATGCGGGCGTTATCAGTGCACTGCGCGCTCAAGGGGACCTCACCAAGGACAAGAAGGATCTCTTGGGAGAACTTACTAAAGTCCTCAG CATCTCGACCGAGCGCCACCGCGCAGAAGTTCGCAGAGCTGTGAACGATGAGAGGTTAACAACGATCGCTTATCA CATGTCAGGACCCAACAGCTCTTCCGAGTGGTCCATTGAGGGGCGCAGACTGGTTCCCCTGATGCCCAGATTGGTCCCTCAGACGGCGTTCACAGTTACAGCGAATGCAGTGGCCAGCGCAACGGCCCACCAGAATGCCTCTCTTCTGCTCCCTGCTGAAACAGGCAACAAAGAAG TGGTGGTTTGCTACTCCTACACAAGCACTACCTCCACCCCCACTACCGCCACAGTGCCTAGTGGCAGTGCTGCAGCTGCTGCCGTGAAGTCACCGCGCCCGGCCAGCCCGGCCTCCAACGTGGTGGTGCTGCCCAGTGGGAGTACTGTCTATGTCAAGA CTGAGAAACCAGCCCGCCCTCTCTCCTCAGGTGTGAGCTGCTCCGACGAGGACGAGAAGCCACGCAAGCGCCGGCGCACCAACTCCAACAGCTCCTCCCCCGTGGTGCTGAAGGAGGTGCCCAAGGCAGCCACACCCATCTCCAAGACGATTACCGTGCCAGTCAGCGGCAGCCCCAAGATGAGCAACATCATGCAGAGTATTGCAAACTCCTTGCCGCCACACATGTCCCCGGTCAAAATCACCTTCACCAAGCCCAATACCCAGACGACCAACACAACCACCCAGAAG GTAATAATCGTGACCACTTCTCCGGGCTCCACCCTCGTGCCCAACATTCTTTCCAAGTCCCACAACTATGCAGCAATGACCAAGCTGGTGTCTACTTCAGTGTTGACCTCCTCCAGCCAAAAACAACCCATGGTCATCACCGCCAGCTCTGCGCCTGCGCCCACGGCCAACACTGTTGCCGTGACATCGGTGGTCTCCTCCTCACCCTCTGTTGTCATGTCGACTATTGCACAAG GTGCCTCTTCGGCGGCTGTTAAAATGGCCTCGGCGAGACTTCCCTCCCCGAAGACGCTAGTGGGCTCCCCGACTCAGATCCTGGCCCAGTTCCCCAAGCAGCACCAACACTCCCCGAAGCAGCTGCAGCCGGGCTCCTCGGCTGCCTCTCTGGGCGCCCCACAGGCGGGCCAGGTGCCCACCGCCAGCAAGCCCACCATCCAGATCAAGCAAGAATCAG GGGTGAAGATTATCACCCAGCAGATGCAGCCCAGTAAAATCCTCCCTAAACCAGCCACTGCTGCCCTCCCCAGCAGCAGCACGTCCCCCATCATGGTTGTCAGCAGCAATGGTGCAATCATGACAACCAAGCTTGTTTCCACACCAACAG GTACACAGGCCACCTACTCGCGCCCAACAGTCAGCTCCTCCCTTGGGGCGCGAATGGCTGCTTCCCCCGGGGGGGCGACCTACGTCAAGACCACCAGCGGCAGCATCATCACCGTTGTACCCAAGTCCCTGGCCACGCTGGGGGGGAAGATCATAACCAGCAACATTGTGTCTG GTACGACGACTAAGATAACCACCATTCCCATGAGCTCCAAACCTAATGTCATAGTGGTTCAAAAGACCACAGGCAAAGGAACTACCATCCAGGGGCTGCCGGGCAAAAACGTTGTCACAACATTATTAAATGCGGGA TTTCTACCACAGGGTGAGAAGACGCTGCAGGCGGTCCCAGCTGGGGCCAAACCAGCGATCATCACCGCCTCTCGCCCCATCACCAAGATGATCGTCACCCAACCCAAAGGCCTCAGCTCAGGAGTGCAGCCCACCACCACGACCAAGATCATACCTACCAAGATCGTCTATGGACAGCAAGGGAAAACACAG GTGCTGATCAAGCCCAAGCCCATGGCGTTCCAGGCCACGGTGGTGAGTGAGCAGACACGGCAGCTGGTGAGCGAGACGCTGCAGCAGGTCTCCCGCATCACCGAGGTGGGGCCGGCCTCCGGGCAGGAGGGGGCGCTCAAGGAAGAACCTCAGACCTATACCGacagcagctcctcctccacGGAGTCCTCACACAGCTCACAAG ATTCACAGCCCGTAGTTCACGTAATAACCTCTAGAGGTCAGGAGTGGACAGAGCATGAGGTTGCTGTAGAATCCAGTCCCACTATCATTTACCAAGACGTGAGCGGGGAGTCCCAGTCTGCCACTTCAACCATTAAGGCCTTGCTGGAGCTGCAGCAGACGACAG TTAAGGAGAAGGTAGAGTCCAAGCCCAGGCAGCACACGATTGACTTGAGCCAGATGGCCGTGCCCATCCAGATGGCCCAGGAGAAGAGGCAGTCCCCCGAGAGCCCGGTCATCACTGCGGTGGAGCCAGACGTGGTCTCGGAGTTCATCACCGCCG CTAAATCGAGCAAGGCCAGCGTGTCATCAGCGGGTATGAGCAGTGGGGAGCTGGCACTGAGCTCCCTACTGTCTGCCAGCCAGCAGCAGAGAGCACAGCAGCAGGTGCCTCCCCCACAGCAGACGCCGATCGTGGTCCGGTCACTCCCTCCGTCCTCTGCGGCGGCCGTCACACGCATCGTGCAACAG GCCGTGGGAAGCCAGGTGTCGCTTGGCAAGCAGGCAGAGGAGCAGGTAGTGGAGGAGGGGGAGCTGGAGGGCGACACGCTGGATCCACAGACTGGCTTATTCTACAGGTCCTCTCAGCCTGCAGCCCAGCcaccgcagcagcagcaaccacCCAAACCACCCCCCCCACAGCCAGACCCGGGCCGACTCTTACCTCATTCTACTCAGCCACTACTGAGCAAGATGGCCGGTGGGACCCAGGCCGCCAGCCAGCCCTCCTCTTCAAAGCAGAAAGCGCCTGTCGTGTTCcagcagcaggagcagcagcagcaaccgcAACAGCAGACACAACCGCAACCGCAactgcaacagcaacaacaaccacaaccacaaccGCAAAAGCCCGTGGCCCCACAGCCGCAGCTGCAGCAGCATGTGGTGCTGAAGGAGAGGCCGGTCTCAGGCTCCGGGCCCCAGCAGACTGTCGTGCAGGTGATTGCAGTGAAGCCCCCGCATACCCCTCAGCTGCCCAAACTACAGCAGGCCCCCACCACCCAAAACCGGCCCATCCACACCCAGCTGTCCCAGCCTCCGCCCCTGCAGGCGCATCACCCCGTGGCCTCTGAGAAGCTTCCCCCCAGCCAG GTCCAGCAGCCTATCATCACTCAAGGCGCCACCGTGACAAAGATAACATTCGGCAGTCACCAAGCCCCAACGGTGTCCAAGCCCAGCAGCGGGGAGGCGGCAGCCAAACTGGTCCCTCTGACGGTCCCCGGGCCAGGGCAGGCGGCGGAGAAGCCCTCCGTGTCAGACATCCTCAAGATCTCCATGATGGAGGCTCAGATCGACCCGAGTGCCGAGCCCATGGTGGTGGACTCCTCCAGCGACTGCAGTCCCTTCAGCAAGGGCATCGGCGCCGCCTCCGCCGGGCCGCTGATCAGCAGCTCAGCCAGCGCCCTCCTGCACTCCAGCCACTGCAAACAGCTGCCGCATACACAGTTCTCCCGCATTCAGAGCCTGGCTGTGCAGAAGAGCaaagaaattgatgtaatacAG GTGATCCCGCAGTACTCTATAACCCCCGATTCCAGCCAGTCCAATGTAGTGGTGGAGCCCAGTGGTTTCCTGGAGATCACCGACTTCACTAGCCAGCGTCTGGATGAGGAGACGGTGATGGAGCAGGAAGTGGACAGCAGCAACGATGAGGGGCCGGAGGCAAGTCCGCTGGAGGGCTGCACTGAACAATCACAGTGA
- the emsy gene encoding BRCA2-interacting transcriptional repressor EMSY isoform X2 has protein sequence MFMIQQEKPQPATAMPVVWPTLLDLNRDECKRILRKLELEAYAGVISALRAQGDLTKDKKDLLGELTKVLSISTERHRAEVRRAVNDERLTTIAYHMSGPNSSSEWSIEGRRLVPLMPRLVPQTAFTVTANAVASATAHQNASLLLPAETGNKEVVVCYSYTSTTSTPTTATVPSGSAAAAAVKSPRPASPASNVVVLPSGSTVYVKTEKPARPLSSGVSCSDEDEKPRKRRRTNSNSSSPVVLKEVPKAATPISKTITVPVSGSPKMSNIMQSIANSLPPHMSPVKITFTKPNTQTTNTTTQKVIIVTTSPGSTLVPNILSKSHNYAAMTKLVSTSVLTSSSQKQPMVITASSAPAPTANTVAVTSVVSSSPSVVMSTIAQGASSAAVKMASARLPSPKTLVGSPTQILAQFPKQHQHSPKQLQPGSSAASLGAPQAGQVPTASKPTIQIKQESGLLADELLFCRPGVKIITQQMQPSKILPKPATAALPSSSTSPIMVVSSNGAIMTTKLVSTPTGTQATYSRPTVSSSLGARMAASPGGATYVKTTSGSIITVVPKSLATLGGKIITSNIVSGTTTKITTIPMSSKPNVIVVQKTTGKGTTIQGLPGKNVVTTLLNAGGEKTLQAVPAGAKPAIITASRPITKMIVTQPKGLSSGVQPTTTTKIIPTKIVYGQQGKTQVLIKPKPMAFQATVVSEQTRQLVSETLQQVSRITEVGPASGQEGALKEEPQTYTDSSSSSTESSHSSQDSQPVVHVITSRGQEWTEHEVAVESSPTIIYQDVSGESQSATSTIKALLELQQTTVKEKVESKPRQHTIDLSQMAVPIQMAQEKRQSPESPVITAVEPDVVSEFITAAKSSKASVSSAGMSSGELALSSLLSASQQQRAQQQVPPPQQTPIVVRSLPPSSAAAVTRIVQQAVGSQVSLGKQAEEQVVEEGELEGDTLDPQTGLFYRSSQPAAQPPQQQQPPKPPPPQPDPGRLLPHSTQPLLSKMAGGTQAASQPSSSKQKAPVVFQQQEQQQQPQQQTQPQPQLQQQQQPQPQPQKPVAPQPQLQQHVVLKERPVSGSGPQQTVVQVIAVKPPHTPQLPKLQQAPTTQNRPIHTQLSQPPPLQAHHPVASEKLPPSQVQQPIITQGATVTKITFGSHQAPTVSKPSSGEAAAKLVPLTVPGPGQAAEKPSVSDILKISMMEAQIDPSAEPMVVDSSSDCSPFSKGIGAASAGPLISSSASALLHSSHCKQLPHTQFSRIQSLAVQKSKEIDVIQVIPQYSITPDSSQSNVVVEPSGFLEITDFTSQRLDEETVMEQEVDSSNDEGPEASPLEGCTEQSQ, from the exons ATG TTCATGATCCAGCAGGAGAAACCCCAGCCAGCAACAGCCATGCCTGTTGTGTGGCCCACTCTCCTTGACTTGAACAGGGATGAGTGCAAGAGGATTCTCCGCAAACTTG AGCTCGAGGCGTATGCGGGCGTTATCAGTGCACTGCGCGCTCAAGGGGACCTCACCAAGGACAAGAAGGATCTCTTGGGAGAACTTACTAAAGTCCTCAG CATCTCGACCGAGCGCCACCGCGCAGAAGTTCGCAGAGCTGTGAACGATGAGAGGTTAACAACGATCGCTTATCA CATGTCAGGACCCAACAGCTCTTCCGAGTGGTCCATTGAGGGGCGCAGACTGGTTCCCCTGATGCCCAGATTGGTCCCTCAGACGGCGTTCACAGTTACAGCGAATGCAGTGGCCAGCGCAACGGCCCACCAGAATGCCTCTCTTCTGCTCCCTGCTGAAACAGGCAACAAAGAAG TGGTGGTTTGCTACTCCTACACAAGCACTACCTCCACCCCCACTACCGCCACAGTGCCTAGTGGCAGTGCTGCAGCTGCTGCCGTGAAGTCACCGCGCCCGGCCAGCCCGGCCTCCAACGTGGTGGTGCTGCCCAGTGGGAGTACTGTCTATGTCAAGA CTGAGAAACCAGCCCGCCCTCTCTCCTCAGGTGTGAGCTGCTCCGACGAGGACGAGAAGCCACGCAAGCGCCGGCGCACCAACTCCAACAGCTCCTCCCCCGTGGTGCTGAAGGAGGTGCCCAAGGCAGCCACACCCATCTCCAAGACGATTACCGTGCCAGTCAGCGGCAGCCCCAAGATGAGCAACATCATGCAGAGTATTGCAAACTCCTTGCCGCCACACATGTCCCCGGTCAAAATCACCTTCACCAAGCCCAATACCCAGACGACCAACACAACCACCCAGAAG GTAATAATCGTGACCACTTCTCCGGGCTCCACCCTCGTGCCCAACATTCTTTCCAAGTCCCACAACTATGCAGCAATGACCAAGCTGGTGTCTACTTCAGTGTTGACCTCCTCCAGCCAAAAACAACCCATGGTCATCACCGCCAGCTCTGCGCCTGCGCCCACGGCCAACACTGTTGCCGTGACATCGGTGGTCTCCTCCTCACCCTCTGTTGTCATGTCGACTATTGCACAAG GTGCCTCTTCGGCGGCTGTTAAAATGGCCTCGGCGAGACTTCCCTCCCCGAAGACGCTAGTGGGCTCCCCGACTCAGATCCTGGCCCAGTTCCCCAAGCAGCACCAACACTCCCCGAAGCAGCTGCAGCCGGGCTCCTCGGCTGCCTCTCTGGGCGCCCCACAGGCGGGCCAGGTGCCCACCGCCAGCAAGCCCACCATCCAGATCAAGCAAGAATCAG GCTTGTTGGCTGATGAGCTGCTGTTCTGTCGTCCAGGGGTGAAGATTATCACCCAGCAGATGCAGCCCAGTAAAATCCTCCCTAAACCAGCCACTGCTGCCCTCCCCAGCAGCAGCACGTCCCCCATCATGGTTGTCAGCAGCAATGGTGCAATCATGACAACCAAGCTTGTTTCCACACCAACAG GTACACAGGCCACCTACTCGCGCCCAACAGTCAGCTCCTCCCTTGGGGCGCGAATGGCTGCTTCCCCCGGGGGGGCGACCTACGTCAAGACCACCAGCGGCAGCATCATCACCGTTGTACCCAAGTCCCTGGCCACGCTGGGGGGGAAGATCATAACCAGCAACATTGTGTCTG GTACGACGACTAAGATAACCACCATTCCCATGAGCTCCAAACCTAATGTCATAGTGGTTCAAAAGACCACAGGCAAAGGAACTACCATCCAGGGGCTGCCGGGCAAAAACGTTGTCACAACATTATTAAATGCGGGA GGTGAGAAGACGCTGCAGGCGGTCCCAGCTGGGGCCAAACCAGCGATCATCACCGCCTCTCGCCCCATCACCAAGATGATCGTCACCCAACCCAAAGGCCTCAGCTCAGGAGTGCAGCCCACCACCACGACCAAGATCATACCTACCAAGATCGTCTATGGACAGCAAGGGAAAACACAG GTGCTGATCAAGCCCAAGCCCATGGCGTTCCAGGCCACGGTGGTGAGTGAGCAGACACGGCAGCTGGTGAGCGAGACGCTGCAGCAGGTCTCCCGCATCACCGAGGTGGGGCCGGCCTCCGGGCAGGAGGGGGCGCTCAAGGAAGAACCTCAGACCTATACCGacagcagctcctcctccacGGAGTCCTCACACAGCTCACAAG ATTCACAGCCCGTAGTTCACGTAATAACCTCTAGAGGTCAGGAGTGGACAGAGCATGAGGTTGCTGTAGAATCCAGTCCCACTATCATTTACCAAGACGTGAGCGGGGAGTCCCAGTCTGCCACTTCAACCATTAAGGCCTTGCTGGAGCTGCAGCAGACGACAG TTAAGGAGAAGGTAGAGTCCAAGCCCAGGCAGCACACGATTGACTTGAGCCAGATGGCCGTGCCCATCCAGATGGCCCAGGAGAAGAGGCAGTCCCCCGAGAGCCCGGTCATCACTGCGGTGGAGCCAGACGTGGTCTCGGAGTTCATCACCGCCG CTAAATCGAGCAAGGCCAGCGTGTCATCAGCGGGTATGAGCAGTGGGGAGCTGGCACTGAGCTCCCTACTGTCTGCCAGCCAGCAGCAGAGAGCACAGCAGCAGGTGCCTCCCCCACAGCAGACGCCGATCGTGGTCCGGTCACTCCCTCCGTCCTCTGCGGCGGCCGTCACACGCATCGTGCAACAG GCCGTGGGAAGCCAGGTGTCGCTTGGCAAGCAGGCAGAGGAGCAGGTAGTGGAGGAGGGGGAGCTGGAGGGCGACACGCTGGATCCACAGACTGGCTTATTCTACAGGTCCTCTCAGCCTGCAGCCCAGCcaccgcagcagcagcaaccacCCAAACCACCCCCCCCACAGCCAGACCCGGGCCGACTCTTACCTCATTCTACTCAGCCACTACTGAGCAAGATGGCCGGTGGGACCCAGGCCGCCAGCCAGCCCTCCTCTTCAAAGCAGAAAGCGCCTGTCGTGTTCcagcagcaggagcagcagcagcaaccgcAACAGCAGACACAACCGCAACCGCAactgcaacagcaacaacaaccacaaccacaaccGCAAAAGCCCGTGGCCCCACAGCCGCAGCTGCAGCAGCATGTGGTGCTGAAGGAGAGGCCGGTCTCAGGCTCCGGGCCCCAGCAGACTGTCGTGCAGGTGATTGCAGTGAAGCCCCCGCATACCCCTCAGCTGCCCAAACTACAGCAGGCCCCCACCACCCAAAACCGGCCCATCCACACCCAGCTGTCCCAGCCTCCGCCCCTGCAGGCGCATCACCCCGTGGCCTCTGAGAAGCTTCCCCCCAGCCAG GTCCAGCAGCCTATCATCACTCAAGGCGCCACCGTGACAAAGATAACATTCGGCAGTCACCAAGCCCCAACGGTGTCCAAGCCCAGCAGCGGGGAGGCGGCAGCCAAACTGGTCCCTCTGACGGTCCCCGGGCCAGGGCAGGCGGCGGAGAAGCCCTCCGTGTCAGACATCCTCAAGATCTCCATGATGGAGGCTCAGATCGACCCGAGTGCCGAGCCCATGGTGGTGGACTCCTCCAGCGACTGCAGTCCCTTCAGCAAGGGCATCGGCGCCGCCTCCGCCGGGCCGCTGATCAGCAGCTCAGCCAGCGCCCTCCTGCACTCCAGCCACTGCAAACAGCTGCCGCATACACAGTTCTCCCGCATTCAGAGCCTGGCTGTGCAGAAGAGCaaagaaattgatgtaatacAG GTGATCCCGCAGTACTCTATAACCCCCGATTCCAGCCAGTCCAATGTAGTGGTGGAGCCCAGTGGTTTCCTGGAGATCACCGACTTCACTAGCCAGCGTCTGGATGAGGAGACGGTGATGGAGCAGGAAGTGGACAGCAGCAACGATGAGGGGCCGGAGGCAAGTCCGCTGGAGGGCTGCACTGAACAATCACAGTGA